In Vespa velutina chromosome 1, iVesVel2.1, whole genome shotgun sequence, the following proteins share a genomic window:
- the LOC124956241 gene encoding uncharacterized protein LOC124956241: MFFKLILMIVILLVKLDHGYRIFNEIEKSARTFWIDAICHTRVTKYLYLYGILTNESYYLEDFFDGLVRDINQEQCEITIFLKKYVMDRTQIKKERDNKVDHRSSDEISSKDLLKTIELKVLNDLSDKIKRRKEEDDERKRENSEGRLTSNFDIWSLHVILIKDERSLERILKEDESANWMSRVHFIVMIISDDVDNPVNNKFMMTIERILKILWLRRQILNVLIFLPFAKNGLSLAYAYDPFFLNKNDERGKLESINVVSKEDIFQRLSTLNHRRTNNMYGYKLNVGLFQQYQTLMKMRDKPSPGSIYKYSAGYNGSDAIILGTIAKYMNFTVNEINPRDQIKFGYELSNGTYVGTLGDIVYGRADATFASFFIKTYGKSNNNFEFTSQMEYDSICVIVPKARKIPKWLRIHYMFEPSIWICTIISPIMIYLMCYVLLLFTRQRTKIYDHVNLAYKVFLFAVGYPNKFPCSYLERILLSTLSITNVTMAGLFGGLLYKSFSNDMYYKDIDLLTELDASELPIVFIKYNLNDVFDDESATSLVLNNLRRKLKHGVQALRDVTYFRNASGLIRKKHYYLLKNNMVNDDLSPKLHLVKECPRNYYLAYPIPRNSYLLEKFNLLIGRLNQGGLLTLWSNRTIMNLINRRRGTPKRLAHAGDKFVPFNLEDMQTSFYLLIIGLLISSIVFCDEKGWLRRHVKKKKKKIYPNEEDTSKGKTYIKEKKEEHPRKMFLSFFQT, translated from the exons ATGTTCTTCAAACTCATTCTTATGATCGTAATTTTATTAGTGAAGCTCGATCATGGTTATAGAATTTTcaatgagatagaaaaaagtgcAAGAACATTTTGGATCGACGCTATTTGTCATACGAGAGTGACAAaatatctctatctatatgGGATATTAACGAACGAATCATATTATCTCGAAGATTTTTTCGATGGTCTTGTACGTGATATAAATCAAGAACAATGCGAAATTACGatatttctaaagaaataCGTGATGGATCGAAcacagataaaaaaagaacgcgACAATAAAGTCGATCATCGATCCTCCGATGAAATATCTTCGAaggatttattaaaaactatCGAATTAAAAGTTCTCAATGATTTgagtgataaaataaaaagaagaaaagaagaagatgacgaaagaaaaagagagaattcaGAAGGAAGATTAACAAGTAATTTTGACATATGGTCGTTGCACGTGATACTGATAAAGGACGAACGTTCGTTAGAGCGAATTTTGAAGGAAGATGAGTCAGCCAACTGGATGTCACGGGTACACTTCAtcgtaatgataatatcaGATGACGTAGATAACCCTGTAAATAACAAATTCATGAtgacgatcgaacgaattttaaaaatcCTTTGGTTGCGACGTCAAATAttaaacgttttaatttttctacccTTCGCGAAAAATGGGCTAAGTTTGGCGTACGCGTACGATCCATTCTTTCTAAACAAGAACGATG AAAGAGGTAAACTCGAGTCCATTAACGTCGTCTCAAAGGAGGATATATTTCAACGTTTGTCGACGTTAAATCATCGACGTACGAACAATATGTACGGTTACAAATTAAACGTAGGTCTATTTCAACAATATCAAACTTTAATGAAAATGAGAGATAAACCATCCCCGGGCtccatttataaatattccgCTGGATATAATGGGTCGGATGCCATTATACTTGGTACAATTGCTAAGTACATGAACTTCACCGTTAACGAGATCAATCCGAGGGATCAAATTAAATTCGGATACGAATTATCGAATGGCACTTATGTTGGAACCTTAG GTGACATTGTCTATGGTAGAGCGGATGCAACCTTTGCctctttcttcattaaaaCCTATgggaaaagtaataataattttgaatttaccAGTCAGATGGAATATGACAGCATCTGCGTGATCGTACCTAAGGCACGCAAAATACCGAAGTGGCTTCGAATACATTACATGTTTGAACCGTCTATCTGGATTTGCACGATAATTTCACCAATTATGATCTACCTGATGTGCTACGTATTACTGTTATTTACGAGGCAAAG aacaAAAATTTACGATCACGTAAATCTCGCCTACAAAGTATTTCTATTCGCCGTTGGATATCCAAATAAATTCCCATGTTCTTATTTAGAAAGAATACTTTTGTCGACTCTCTCCATAACGAACGTTACTATGGCAGGACTATTCGGaggattattatataaaagtttttccAACGACATGTATTACAAGGACATTGATTTATTAACAGAATTGGATGCTTCGGAATTACCAatcgtatttataaaatacaatttaaatgaTGTCTTTGATGACGAATCTGCGACATCGTTGGTactaaataatttaagaagaaaattgaagcACGGCGTGCAAGCGTTGCGCGACGTCACATATTTTAGAAATGCAAGTGGATTGATCAGgaagaaacattattatctgttaaaaaataatatggtCAATGATGATCTATCGCCAAAATTACATCTTGTTAAAGAGTGTCcac gtAATTACTACTTAGCATATCCCATACCGAGGAACTCGTATTTGCTCGAAAAGTTCAATCTCCTGATTGGCAGATTAAATCAGGGAGGCTTATTGACATTGTGGAGTAATCGTACTATCATGAATTTGATTAACAGAAGAAGAGGAACACCGAAAAGACTGGCTCATGCGGGAGACAAATTTGTCCCGTTCAATTTGGAAGACATGCAGACCTCATTCTATTTGCTAATAATCGGTCTATTAATTTCGTCTATCGTTTTTTGCGATGAGAAGGGATGGCTGAGAAGacacgtgaaaaaaaaaaaaaagaaaatttatccaaACGAAGAGGATACATCTAAAgggaaaacatatataaaagaaaaaaaagaagaacacccgagaaaaatgttcttatctttttttcaaacataa
- the LOC124956249 gene encoding uncharacterized protein LOC124956249, translating into MTYIYVGMIICLMLMPTRIQSKFDDIQKGRIGIESKLSIEIIENFKRMLDYIRNSKEFQPFMISLLLSNTKSNVLVSLLHHMSIDFIQGYRISANDFLSLYTWKDEGRITWIIPIDDLNDLEVLIYLNEKLWKPNDQYLIVFIGEETSGNTWKRIFDELWIKFNVYKILITTITDQFRCFLNYHPFDVTRKAFGKVHKSCFDDIEEYSTKRRTNSITSLPSDDISFFENFENINGYPIKVTVFPSMMMCIEVDENNVVHYTKLDANVMKMLESNLNASFVVNVLDKDSDIDPFQKSLQDISDRRSEIIFTSLFVKAYNDSYVYQFTAAIAEDKLCFIAPTKGYLPKSYMPFLPFTKDLWMTLACYNIFVTIFWIILKYLSYSFRNNKPITCSLGETFSNIRRGKLARDNILLKRKKDNISRRTNKEPPEIHSYVIRCTELIILFCYPFEKAYTPALRIFLCSSLLFGLVIVGLYNNWLMWTLSKPLRYPEINTIEDVADSNYTIVTKYLNLKEDTFIGKDPLETKLRNKISVLNSDKPTNYFVAFDKSVIALGRFTSTKLENYSIYYDDDGNKLVHIVEECPVTYTLSYVIRLNSPYTEKINTLLLRIQQFGFINFWYEEMTYPFLVEDQKMKLALSEKKKKLTLEHYSLAFLGLFIGLIGCFLVFLGEIHYAKCRRC; encoded by the coding sequence atgacgtATATCTATGTGGGAATGATCATTTGCTTGATGCTTATGCCAACGAGAATACAATCAAAATTCGACGATATTCAAAAGGGAAGGATTGGGATCGAGTCGAAATTGAGCATTGAAATAATAGAGAATTTCAAACGTATGCTggattatataagaaattcaaAGGAATTCCAACCTTTTAtgatttctttacttttgtcCAATACGAAATCGAACGTGCTCGTGTCCCTCTTGCATCACatgtcgatcgattttattcaaGGCTATCGAATAAGTGccaatgattttctttcattatatacGTGGAAGGATGAAGGACGTATCACTTGGATCATACCGATCGATGATTTAAATGATCTCGAAGtcttgatatatttaaatgagaaaTTATGGAAACCCAATGATCAATATTTGATAGTTTTCATTGGTGAGGAAACGTCGGGGAATACATGGAAAAGAATTTTCGATGAGCTCtggataaaatttaatgtatataaaattttaattacaacgATTACCGATCAGTTTCGTTGTTTCTTAAATTATCATCCATTCGATGTCACAAGAAAAGCTTTTGGGAAAGTACATAAATCATGTTTCGATGATATCGAAGAATATTCTacgaagagaagaacaaaCTCGATAACTTCACTTCCATCAGATGATATAAGTTTCTTCGAAAATTTCGAGAATATAAATGGTTATCCGATAAAGGTTACCGTTTTTCCTTCGATGATGATGTGTATAGAGGTAGACGAGAACAATGTCGTCCATTATACCAAATTAGATGCAAATGTGATGAAAATGTTGGAGAGCAACTTGAACGCGAGTTTCGTCGTAAATGTATTGGATAAGGATTCCGATATTGATCCTTTTCAAAAATCCTTACAAGATATTAGCGATCGCAGGAGCGAGATCATATTTACAAGCCTTTTTGTTAAAGCTTACAATGATTCTTATGTTTATCAGTTTACAGCGGCCATTGCCGAAGATAAGCTTTGTTTTATCGCACCGACTAAAGGTTATTTACCAAAATCATATATGCCATTTTTACCTTTCACGAAGGACCTGTGGATGACCCTAGCATGTTATAACATTTTCGTGACGATATTCTGGATAATCCTGAAATATTTGAGCTATTCGTTTCGTAATAACAAACCTATTACATGTTCTCTGGGGGAAACGTTCTCGAATATCCGTCGGGGTAAGCTTGCACGCGATAATAtccttttgaaaagaaaaaaggataatattaGTCGGAGGACAAATAAAGAACCACCTGAGATACATTCATACGTTATTCGTTGCACagaattgattatattattttgttatcctTTCGAAAAGGCTTATACCCCGGCACTCAGAATATTTCTTTGTAGTTCGTTATTATTTGGACTTGTAATCGTTGGACTTTACAATAATTGGCTAATGTGGACTCTTAGCAAACCATTGAGATATCCAGAAATAAATACTATCGAGGACGTTGCCGATTCGAATTatacgatagtaacgaaatatttaaatttgaaagagGACACGTTTATCGGGAAGGATCCATTGGAAACGAAACTGCGGAATAAAATCAGTGTTCTTAATTCGGATAAACCAACGAATTACTTCGTCGCCTTCGACAAAAGCGTTATTGCTCTTGGTCGATTTACATCGACCAAGCTCGagaattattcgatttattacgacgacgatggGAACAAATTGGTCCACATTGTCGAAGAGTGTCCAGTTACTTATACGCTTTCATACGTGATCAGACTTAATTCTCCTTATACAGAAAAGATCAATACCTTGTTGCTAAGGATTCAACAGTTTGGATTTATTAACTTTTGGTATGAGGAAATGACGTATCCTTTCTTGGTCGAAGATCAGAAAATGAAATTGGCATtgagcgagaaaaagaagaaactcaCATTGGAACATTACTCGTTAGCGTTTCTTGGACTTTTCATTGGACTAATCGGATGTTTTCTCGTATTTCTCGGTGAGATTCATTATGCGAAATGCAGAAGGtgttga